A single Bufo bufo chromosome 6, aBufBuf1.1, whole genome shotgun sequence DNA region contains:
- the LOC121005795 gene encoding gastrula zinc finger protein XlCGF26.1-like: MTDDCTRNSEEHLISSDFKVEVCGITQDTYKEHANIQDISSSIHKKNVSSDPFKQVQSSKSSQTITQNKSHIKITKSQSSESQTAHLREKPFLCVECGKCYSYELELVTHQRIHTGEKPYSCSECGKCFARKPNLVKHKRVHTGEKPYSCSECGKCFAEKQHLVRHQITHTGEKPFSCSECGRYYRYKQELVRHQRMHTGEKPFSCSECGKCFALKKYLITHQRNHKGEKPFSCSECGKCFAGKQYLTRHQITHTGEKPFSCSECGRYYRYERELVRHQRMHTGEKPFSCSECGKCFALKKYLVAHQKIHTGEKPFSCSECEKCFAGKQHLVRHQRTHTGEKPFSCSECGRYYRYEQELVRHQRMHTGEKPFSCSECGKCFSDKSALVTHQRSHTGEKPFSCLECGKSFRDKSSLVTHRRIHTGEKPFSCSECGKCFSDKSALVTHQRIHTGEKPFSCSECGKCFSDRTAFFIHQRIHTGEKPFLCSECGKCFSDKSALVTHQRIHTGEKAFSCSECGKSFREKSSLVTHRRIHTGEKPFSCSECGKCFSDKSALVVHQRIHTGEKPFSCSECGKCFQQKSSLVKHQRIHTGEKPFSCSECGKCFQQKSSLVKHQRIHTGEKPFSCSECGKCFQQKSSLVTHQKTHIGEKPSSCSAR, encoded by the exons ATGACTG atgactgtaccaggaacTCAGAGGAACATCTGATATCTTCTGATTTTAAAGTAGAGGTTTGTGGTATCACACAAGATACATATAAAGAACATGCGAATATCCAAGATATATCCTCATCTATTCACAAGAAAAATGTATCATCTGATCCTTTTAAACAGGTCCAATCTTCTAAATCGTCACAGACTATAACACAAAATAAAAGTCACATAAAAATCACAAAGTCACAAAGTAGTGAAAGTCAAACAGCTCACTTaagagagaagccatttttatgtgtagaatgtggaaaatgttataGTTATGAATTGgaacttgttacacatcagagaattcacacaggggagaagccatattcatgttcagaatgtgggaaatgtttcgctAGAAAACCGAATCTTGTTAAACATAAGagagttcacacaggggagaagccatattcatgttcagaatgtggaaaatgctttGCTGAAAAACAACATCTGGTTAGACATCAAATAactcatacaggggagaagccattttcatgttcagaatgtgggagatATTATAGATATAAACAGGAACTTGTTAGACATCAAAGAatgcacacaggggagaagccattctcatgttcagaatgtgggaaatgttttgctttaaaaaaatatcTTATTACACATCAAAGAAATCAcaaaggggagaagccattttcatgttcagaatgtggaaaatgctttGCTGGAAAACAATATCTGACTAGACATCAAATAactcatacaggggagaagccattttcatgttcagaatgtgggagatATTATAGATATGAACGGGAACTTGTTAGACATCAAAGAatgcacacaggggagaagccattctcatgttcagaatgtgggaaatgttttgctttaaaaaaatatcTTGTTGCACATCaaaaaattcacacaggggagaagccattttcatgttcagaatgtgaaaaatgcTTTGCTGGAAAGCAACATCTGGTTAGACATCAAAGAactcatacaggggagaagccattttcatgttcagaatgtgggagatATTATAGATATGAACAGGAACTTGTTAGACATCAAAGAatgcacacaggggagaagccattttcatgttcagaatgtgggaaatgttttagtgatAAATCcgctcttgttacacatcagagaagtcacacaggggagaagccgttttcatgtttagaatgtggaaaatcttttcgTGACAAATCATCTCTTGTTACTCAtcggagaattcacacaggggagaagccattttcatgttcagaatgtgggaaatgctttagtgataaatcagctcttgttacacatcagagaattcacacaggggagaagccattttcatgttcagaatgtggaaaatgttttagtgaTAGAACAGCTTTctttatacatcagagaattcacacaggggagaagccatttttatgttcagaatgtgggaaatgttttagtgatAAATCcgctcttgttacacatcagagaattcacacaggggagaaggcgttttcatgttcagaatgtggaaaatcttttcgTGAGAAATCATCTCTTGTTACTCAtcggagaattcacacaggggagaagccattttcatgttcagaatgtgggaaatgctttagtgataaatcagctcttgttgtacatcagagaattcacacaggggagaagccattttcatgttcagaatgtgggaaatgttttcagcAAAAATCatctcttgttaaacatcagagaattcacacaggggaaaagccattttcatgttcagaatgtgggaaatgttttcagcAAAAATCatctcttgttaaacatcagagaattcacacaggggaaaagccattttcatgttcagaatgtgggaaatgttttcagcAAAAATCatctcttgttacacatcagaaaactcacataGGAGAGAAGCCATCTTCATGTTCAGCCCGTTAG